One Gloeothece verrucosa PCC 7822 DNA window includes the following coding sequences:
- a CDS encoding cation diffusion facilitator family transporter produces MAGESGKKSIFAAIGANLAIAITKFIAAWFTGSSAMLSEGIHSTVDTSNELLLLLGIRLSKRPPDANHPFGHGRELYFWTLIVAILIFAVGGGMSVYEGITHLIHPHPIENPTWNYIVLVLAIFFEGFSWFVAFGEFAPSIGEQSFFEAVRTSKDPTIFTILYEDTAALLGLIVALLGIILGQIFNNPYFDGIASIVIGIILAIVAVLLAYESRGLLIGEGADNHTVQHIRRLAIADSAVADVLRLLTLYFGPHEILLNLDIQFHRHLSAEDIAQAIDRIELSIRTQYPDIKYIFIEAQSITLGRNQVLKLD; encoded by the coding sequence ATGGCGGGAGAATCCGGAAAAAAATCGATATTTGCTGCTATCGGGGCAAACTTAGCCATAGCTATCACCAAATTTATTGCCGCCTGGTTTACAGGAAGTTCGGCCATGCTTTCAGAGGGCATACACTCAACAGTTGATACCAGTAATGAATTGCTGCTATTGCTTGGAATTCGTTTAAGTAAACGCCCTCCTGATGCTAACCATCCCTTCGGCCACGGACGGGAATTGTATTTCTGGACGTTAATTGTCGCAATTTTAATCTTTGCGGTGGGCGGTGGTATGTCTGTCTATGAAGGCATTACTCATCTAATTCATCCCCATCCCATTGAAAACCCCACTTGGAATTATATTGTACTGGTATTAGCTATCTTTTTTGAAGGATTTTCTTGGTTTGTTGCCTTTGGTGAATTTGCTCCCTCCATTGGCGAACAAAGTTTTTTTGAGGCAGTCCGTACCAGCAAAGACCCCACCATTTTTACAATATTGTATGAAGATACTGCCGCTTTGTTGGGGTTAATAGTGGCATTATTGGGCATTATTTTAGGTCAGATTTTTAATAATCCTTATTTCGATGGAATAGCATCTATTGTTATTGGCATTATTTTAGCGATTGTAGCGGTGCTTTTAGCCTACGAAAGTCGAGGATTATTAATCGGGGAAGGTGCTGATAATCATACTGTACAACATATTAGAAGACTAGCTATTGCTGACTCTGCTGTAGCCGATGTATTGCGGCTTCTTACGCTTTATTTCGGCCCTCATGAAATCTTATTAAATTTAGACATTCAATTTCATCGTCATCTGTCGGCGGAAGATATTGCTCAAGCTATTGATCGTATAGAATTATCAATTCGGACTCAATACCCTGATATTAAATATATCTTTATTGAAGCCCAATCCATTACTCTTGGACGCAATCAAGTTCTAAAATTAGATTAA
- a CDS encoding ABC transporter substrate-binding protein, with amino-acid sequence MSKKNLFTQVLLALFAFVVVVACSQTNTPTTTTSNTQNSPASTSEAIPIGIAVAQTSNVSLLGQEQVVGAKIAEQFFNQKGGVNGKPIKLIFQDTAGDEQGTINAFNTLITQNQVVGIVGPTLSQQAFAADPIAERAGVPVLGPSNTAKGIPQIGNYIARVSAPVAVVAPNAVEEALKINPKIKKVAVFFAQNDAFSKSETETFQKTIKDQNLELVTVQKFQTTDTDFQTQATNAMNLAPDLIIISGLAADGGNLIKQLRELGYKGLIIGGNGLNTSNMFPVCQKLCDGVLIAQAYSPELDNEINKAFRQAYLAQNKKEPPQFSAQAFSGVQVFVEALTALDKKTPIKSLSLADLRSKLNQEILAGTYETPLGKIAFDPEGEIKQEQFFVAQIKVEPDGKNTKFNFLK; translated from the coding sequence ATGTCGAAGAAAAACTTATTCACTCAAGTTTTATTGGCCTTGTTTGCGTTTGTGGTAGTGGTCGCTTGTAGTCAAACCAATACACCGACTACCACCACATCCAATACTCAAAACAGTCCGGCCTCAACTTCTGAAGCTATCCCCATTGGTATTGCTGTAGCACAAACCAGCAATGTTTCTTTACTGGGTCAGGAACAAGTTGTCGGAGCAAAAATTGCCGAACAATTTTTTAATCAAAAGGGTGGAGTCAACGGCAAACCGATTAAATTAATCTTTCAAGATACGGCAGGAGATGAGCAAGGAACTATCAATGCTTTTAATACTTTAATCACCCAAAATCAAGTAGTAGGAATTGTCGGGCCGACTCTTTCTCAACAAGCTTTTGCGGCTGACCCCATTGCTGAAAGAGCAGGAGTTCCTGTACTTGGGCCTTCTAATACGGCTAAAGGAATTCCTCAGATTGGTAATTATATTGCGCGTGTTTCTGCACCGGTAGCTGTTGTTGCGCCTAATGCCGTAGAAGAAGCCCTAAAAATTAATCCTAAAATTAAAAAAGTAGCAGTTTTCTTTGCTCAAAATGATGCCTTTAGCAAATCGGAAACAGAAACTTTTCAAAAAACGATTAAAGATCAAAATTTAGAATTAGTTACTGTTCAAAAATTTCAAACCACTGATACGGATTTTCAAACTCAGGCCACCAATGCCATGAACCTTGCTCCTGATTTGATAATTATATCGGGACTAGCCGCCGATGGAGGCAACTTAATTAAACAATTGCGCGAGTTAGGTTACAAAGGCTTAATTATTGGTGGGAATGGCTTAAATACATCTAATATGTTCCCTGTCTGTCAAAAACTTTGTGATGGGGTTTTAATCGCTCAAGCTTATAGCCCTGAGTTAGACAATGAAATTAATAAAGCTTTTCGGCAAGCTTACCTAGCTCAAAATAAAAAAGAACCTCCTCAATTTAGCGCCCAAGCTTTTAGCGGGGTTCAAGTTTTTGTCGAAGCTCTGACGGCTTTAGATAAAAAAACCCCTATTAAGAGTTTATCTTTAGCGGATTTACGCTCTAAATTGAATCAAGAAATTTTAGCGGGAACTTATGAAACCCCTCTCGGAAAAATTGCTTTTGATCCCGAAGGAGAAATTAAACAAGAACAGTTTTTTGTGGCACAAATAAAAGTTGAACCCGATGGTAAAAATACTAAATTTAATTTTTTAAAATAA
- a CDS encoding DUF4351 domain-containing protein yields the protein MRESVTYQDILQKGQKQGERIGLQLGLQQGKLELVMRLLTRRFGKIPREQEDKMNQLSTVQIEDLAEALLDFQSMSDLVSWLDNNS from the coding sequence ATGAGAGAGTCTGTTACTTATCAAGATATTCTGCAAAAAGGCCAGAAACAAGGAGAACGCATAGGGTTACAATTAGGCTTACAACAAGGCAAATTAGAATTAGTTATGCGTCTTCTGACTCGCCGTTTTGGGAAAATTCCGCGAGAACAAGAAGATAAAATGAATCAGTTATCTACAGTACAAATAGAAGATTTAGCGGAGGCTTTGTTAGACTTTCAATCAATGTCAGATTTAGTATCCTGGTTAGATAACAATTCTTAA
- the hypF gene encoding carbamoyltransferase HypF translates to MADQTNRQRLSLIIRGAVQGVGFRPFIYRLATELALVGWVNNSSVGVFIEVEGNRNTLESFLERVQREKPPRSQIHTIETQWLDLSGYTTFEIRHSVSGEKTAVVLPDLATCPDCFREIFDPHNRRYRYPFTNCTNCGPRYTIIEALPYDRCNTTMKGFKMCPQCQAEYENPLDRRFHAQPNACPVCGPHLELWNLQGEVLAAGDRALIAAANAIREGKIVAIKGLGGFHLVVDARNSAAVAELRKRKGRPDKPFAVMYPGLDLVKEQCQVTPTEEELLQSAECPIVLLKFDLSPNFRSPLTPLMKGGTISSEVAPGNPYLGVMLPYTPLHHLLMRELGFPMVATSGNVSDEPICVDELEALQKLNQIADVFLVHNRPIARPVDDSVVRTMGGREMVLRRARGYAPFPIIIPSPTPSPLTPVLAVGGHLKNTIAIARPPQVFLSQHIGDLETPAAFNYFQQVMTSLRELYEFEPELVACDAHPDYISSQFAASQNLPLIKVQHHYAHVLSCMAEHGLEPPVLGVAWDGTGYGEDETIWGGEFIYISEETYQRVAHFRPWQLPGGEQAVKEPRRIALGLLEELLILNPVLEGRGLINNTPLEQTFTPQELFLLKTMLKKGLNSPKTSSVGRLFDGVASLLGIRQKASFEGQAAMELEFKIGEMITDNYYNFSISSSVPAIIDWSPMITAILKDVSDELPLPEICAKFHNTLVKIILEIAKSFPCHQIILTGGCFQNRYLTERTIDQLQQQNYCPYWHQQIPPNDGGLALGQVIAALKPRVSINHQEV, encoded by the coding sequence ATGGCAGATCAAACAAATAGACAGCGCTTATCCTTAATTATCCGAGGTGCAGTGCAGGGTGTGGGGTTTCGTCCCTTTATTTATCGACTCGCTACAGAATTAGCGTTAGTCGGATGGGTGAATAATTCTTCTGTAGGGGTGTTTATAGAAGTTGAAGGTAACAGAAATACTTTAGAGTCTTTTTTAGAACGGGTACAACGCGAAAAACCCCCGCGATCGCAGATCCATACCATCGAAACCCAATGGTTAGACCTGAGCGGATATACTACTTTTGAGATCCGTCATAGTGTTAGCGGCGAAAAAACCGCCGTAGTGTTGCCGGACCTTGCTACTTGTCCAGACTGTTTTAGAGAAATTTTTGACCCCCATAACCGCCGCTACCGTTATCCTTTTACCAACTGTACCAACTGCGGGCCCAGATATACCATTATTGAAGCGTTACCCTATGACCGGTGTAATACCACCATGAAAGGGTTTAAAATGTGTCCCCAATGTCAAGCAGAATATGAAAACCCTTTAGATAGACGCTTTCATGCACAACCCAATGCTTGTCCTGTGTGTGGGCCTCATTTAGAATTATGGAACCTCCAAGGTGAAGTTTTAGCGGCTGGTGATCGCGCTTTGATAGCGGCTGCTAACGCCATCAGAGAGGGAAAAATTGTTGCTATAAAAGGATTAGGTGGGTTTCATTTAGTGGTTGATGCGAGAAATAGCGCCGCCGTAGCAGAACTGAGAAAGCGTAAAGGCCGCCCCGATAAACCTTTTGCTGTTATGTATCCGGGTTTGGACTTGGTAAAGGAACAGTGTCAGGTGACTCCTACCGAAGAGGAATTATTACAGTCTGCTGAATGTCCTATTGTTTTGTTAAAGTTTGACCTCTCCCCTAACTTCAGATCCCCCCTAACCCCCCTTATGAAGGGGGGAACCATATCTTCTGAGGTGGCACCCGGGAACCCTTATTTAGGGGTGATGTTACCTTATACGCCTTTGCATCATCTCCTGATGAGAGAATTAGGGTTTCCTATGGTTGCTACCAGTGGGAATGTATCCGATGAACCTATCTGTGTTGATGAACTTGAAGCGCTACAAAAATTAAACCAAATAGCAGATGTATTTTTAGTTCATAACCGTCCCATCGCCCGGCCAGTAGATGACTCTGTAGTCCGTACTATGGGAGGTCGAGAAATGGTTCTACGCCGCGCTAGAGGTTACGCCCCTTTTCCTATAATTATCCCATCCCCTACTCCCTCTCCCTTAACCCCTGTTCTGGCAGTAGGCGGCCATTTAAAAAATACCATAGCCATCGCCCGCCCGCCTCAAGTGTTTCTCTCTCAACATATTGGAGACTTGGAAACCCCTGCCGCTTTTAACTATTTTCAACAAGTCATGACTAGCTTAAGGGAACTCTATGAGTTTGAACCTGAACTGGTTGCTTGTGATGCTCACCCCGATTATATCTCGAGTCAGTTCGCCGCTTCTCAAAACTTACCCCTCATTAAAGTACAACATCATTATGCCCATGTTCTCTCTTGTATGGCCGAACATGGACTCGAACCGCCCGTTTTAGGGGTTGCTTGGGATGGGACCGGATACGGCGAAGATGAGACGATCTGGGGGGGTGAATTTATTTATATCTCCGAAGAAACCTATCAACGAGTGGCCCATTTTCGCCCTTGGCAACTCCCGGGCGGCGAACAAGCGGTCAAAGAACCTAGACGAATTGCTTTAGGACTGTTAGAAGAACTGTTAATTTTAAACCCCGTCCTTGAAGGGCGAGGTCTTATTAACAATACACCCCTTGAGCAAACCTTTACTCCTCAAGAATTATTTTTACTGAAAACCATGCTTAAAAAAGGACTGAACAGTCCTAAAACTTCTAGCGTCGGCAGATTATTTGATGGGGTCGCTTCACTGTTAGGAATTCGTCAGAAAGCCAGTTTTGAAGGACAAGCGGCTATGGAGTTAGAATTTAAAATAGGAGAAATGATCACTGATAACTATTATAATTTTTCTATCTCCTCATCCGTTCCCGCTATTATTGATTGGTCGCCGATGATCACAGCAATTTTAAAAGATGTTTCTGATGAGCTTCCCCTGCCAGAAATTTGTGCTAAGTTTCATAACACGCTAGTTAAAATAATTCTTGAGATTGCCAAGAGTTTCCCCTGCCATCAGATAATATTAACGGGAGGCTGTTTTCAAAATCGTTATTTGACAGAACGCACAATTGATCAGTTACAACAACAAAATTATTGTCCCTATTGGCATCAACAGATTCCGCCCAATGACGGTGGACTTGCTTTAGGACAAGTTATAGCCGCACTAAAACCCAGAGTTTCTATTAATCATCAAGAGGTTTAA
- a CDS encoding ABC transporter ATP-binding protein, whose amino-acid sequence MDSSTPKELSTILEVKNVTRRFGGLVAVNAVSFTVEEQEIFGLIGPNGAGKTTLFNIITGLLPPSQGELIYQGESITKCKAYQIASQGIARTFQNLRLFGNLSVLENVAIAHHIHYKTNLLKSLFGLPPTRLEEEETYNKSKELLSLMGLIDKQEQLARNLAYGDQRRLEIARALALKPKILLLDEPAAGMNPSEKLALSDLIRQIRSDFNLTVILIEHHVPLVMGLCDRIAVLDFGQLIALGQPEIVKNDPAVIEAYLGDE is encoded by the coding sequence ATGGACTCGTCAACCCCTAAAGAGTTAAGCACTATATTAGAGGTAAAAAATGTTACCCGACGCTTTGGCGGCTTGGTGGCAGTCAATGCGGTTTCTTTTACTGTGGAAGAACAGGAAATTTTTGGCTTAATTGGCCCCAATGGCGCAGGCAAAACCACTCTGTTTAATATTATTACTGGGTTACTGCCGCCTAGCCAAGGTGAGCTAATTTATCAGGGAGAAAGTATTACTAAATGTAAAGCTTATCAAATTGCCAGCCAAGGAATAGCGAGAACGTTTCAAAATCTCCGCTTATTTGGGAATTTATCGGTGTTAGAAAATGTAGCGATTGCTCATCATATTCATTATAAAACCAATTTATTAAAAAGCCTTTTTGGTCTGCCGCCAACTCGGTTAGAGGAAGAAGAAACTTATAATAAATCGAAAGAATTATTATCATTGATGGGGCTAATTGATAAACAAGAACAACTGGCCAGAAATTTGGCTTATGGTGATCAGCGACGGTTAGAAATTGCCCGCGCTTTAGCGTTAAAACCGAAAATTTTGTTATTAGATGAACCGGCAGCCGGTATGAACCCATCCGAAAAACTCGCCTTGAGTGATTTAATTCGGCAGATTCGCTCAGATTTTAATTTAACGGTCATATTAATTGAGCATCATGTGCCTTTAGTAATGGGATTATGTGATCGGATTGCGGTCTTAGATTTTGGTCAGTTAATTGCTTTAGGTCAACCGGAAATTGTTAAGAATGATCCCGCCGTGATAGAAGCTTATTTAGGAGATGAATAA
- a CDS encoding branched-chain amino acid ABC transporter permease produces MDFNIFLQQFLNGLSVGSVYAIFALGYTLVFSILGIINFAHGAIFTLGAYFVYFLIGGASGFNGWLSNAQLPFSFPFAIALLLGSVLAGLVAIIVERLAFKPLRERGADSLLTLVSSLGAAVFIVNLIQLLVGAEIYTFPDNIYGNLPVAINLGTVEKPVMVRTVQIIIFLVSALTLAVLTYLINSTKIGKALQAVAEDTTTASLLGINPEKYIVFTFFLSGFLGGMAGTLVGSSVSIAGPYFGITFGLKGLGVIVLGGLGNIPGAVIGGLIIGLAESFVPTDYSGYREAISFALLFIMLLVRPQGLLGRKRIQKV; encoded by the coding sequence ATGGACTTTAATATCTTTCTACAACAGTTTTTAAATGGCCTATCCGTAGGAAGTGTTTACGCTATTTTTGCGTTAGGCTATACCCTAGTTTTTTCTATTCTAGGAATTATTAATTTTGCTCACGGAGCAATTTTTACTCTAGGGGCTTATTTCGTTTATTTTCTCATCGGCGGAGCATCCGGCTTTAATGGTTGGCTGAGTAATGCTCAATTACCTTTTTCTTTTCCTTTTGCTATTGCTTTACTGCTAGGTAGTGTTTTAGCCGGCTTGGTGGCAATAATAGTAGAAAGATTGGCATTTAAACCCCTAAGAGAGCGAGGAGCAGATTCTTTATTAACCCTGGTTTCCAGCTTAGGAGCGGCAGTTTTTATTGTCAATTTAATTCAATTATTAGTCGGAGCAGAAATCTATACTTTTCCCGATAATATTTACGGCAATTTACCGGTAGCAATCAATTTGGGAACAGTGGAAAAACCCGTGATGGTGCGTACTGTTCAAATTATTATTTTTCTTGTATCTGCTTTAACTTTAGCGGTCTTAACCTATTTAATTAATTCTACCAAAATCGGCAAGGCTTTACAAGCAGTGGCCGAAGATACCACCACAGCCAGCTTATTAGGAATTAATCCCGAAAAGTATATTGTATTTACTTTCTTTTTGAGTGGTTTTTTGGGAGGAATGGCCGGTACCTTAGTGGGTTCTAGTGTTAGTATTGCTGGTCCTTATTTTGGGATTACCTTTGGACTGAAAGGTTTAGGGGTAATTGTTTTGGGCGGCTTAGGCAATATCCCAGGTGCAGTCATTGGAGGGTTAATTATCGGTCTAGCGGAATCATTTGTTCCGACAGATTATTCGGGCTATCGTGAGGCCATTTCTTTTGCTCTATTATTTATTATGCTATTGGTTAGACCTCAAGGACTATTGGGACGTAAACGCATCCAAAAAGTTTAA
- a CDS encoding branched-chain amino acid ABC transporter permease codes for MSNFFTTYGFLIVSMILGAILGLSVYLPLMSGQLSLASPGFYALGGYIAAILSTQVFKYTGDLFPLPFLGLELLLTTVISAVLAILLGIPVLRLRGIYLAIATIAFVEILRILALNLDITGAAVGIFAIPQPFHSQIEYLWLAIPLLILSMIFLYRLEQIRVGRALRAIREDELASGAMGIDQTYYKVLSFTLGAILAGLVGVISAHFLNTWNARQGTFDASIIFLAFVLIGGSKTFVGPVIGGMILTALPEVLRAMAGTSGLPLPLANFLRDGRLIIFGFLIVIGSIFYPQGIITPELLKRIRWKKSV; via the coding sequence ATGTCTAATTTCTTTACTACCTATGGTTTTTTAATAGTCTCCATGATTTTAGGAGCGATTTTAGGACTTTCAGTCTATTTACCCTTAATGTCCGGTCAGCTATCTTTAGCAAGTCCAGGTTTTTATGCTTTGGGTGGTTATATTGCGGCTATTCTTTCTACTCAAGTATTTAAATATACGGGTGATTTATTTCCTTTACCTTTTTTAGGTTTAGAACTGCTTCTAACTACCGTAATTTCTGCTGTGTTGGCAATTCTTTTAGGAATTCCTGTTCTACGTCTGAGAGGAATTTATTTAGCCATTGCCACCATCGCTTTTGTCGAAATTTTGCGTATTTTGGCCTTAAATTTAGACATCACCGGAGCCGCAGTGGGAATTTTTGCTATTCCTCAACCCTTTCACTCTCAAATAGAATATCTTTGGTTAGCTATTCCTTTATTAATTTTAAGCATGATTTTTCTTTATCGCTTAGAACAAATTCGTGTAGGTCGAGCTTTAAGAGCCATTCGAGAAGATGAATTAGCCAGTGGTGCGATGGGAATTGATCAAACTTATTATAAAGTTCTCTCCTTTACATTAGGCGCGATTTTAGCAGGATTAGTTGGCGTAATTAGCGCTCACTTTCTCAATACTTGGAATGCTCGTCAGGGAACTTTTGATGCTAGTATTATCTTCTTAGCTTTTGTGCTAATTGGCGGCTCAAAAACTTTTGTCGGCCCTGTTATTGGCGGCATGATTTTAACGGCTTTACCGGAAGTGCTTCGCGCTATGGCAGGAACTTCTGGGTTACCGCTCCCTTTAGCCAATTTTCTGCGGGATGGTCGGTTAATTATTTTTGGTTTTTTAATTGTTATTGGTAGTATATTCTACCCTCAAGGGATTATTACACCAGAGTTATTAAAGCGCATAAGATGGAAAAAATCAGTCTAA
- a CDS encoding ABC transporter ATP-binding protein has protein sequence MDIKTPLLEIKNLYVNYGAIQALEDIDIVVYEGEIVTLIGANGAGKSTTLRAISRLIPPRRGQIVYQGINITRSRPDQVVRLGIAQSPEGRRVLARQTVLDNLKLGAYTRSDKLGIKSDLEKQFIIFPRLAERRHQLAGTLSGGEQQMLAIARAVMSKPKLLLLDEPSLGLAPQIVREIFSVIRQLNESGVTILLVEQNATLALQTATRGYVLEAGKLVLSGLASELLKDERVKQAYLG, from the coding sequence ATGGATATAAAAACACCTTTACTAGAAATCAAAAATCTCTATGTTAACTATGGTGCTATTCAAGCGCTAGAAGATATTGATATAGTGGTTTATGAAGGAGAAATTGTCACTTTAATTGGGGCTAATGGTGCGGGAAAAAGTACCACCCTAAGAGCCATTTCGCGGCTGATTCCTCCTCGTCGCGGTCAGATTGTTTACCAAGGAATAAATATTACTCGCTCTCGTCCGGATCAAGTAGTCAGATTAGGCATTGCTCAAAGTCCAGAAGGACGTAGAGTTTTAGCACGACAAACAGTATTAGATAATTTAAAATTAGGGGCTTATACTCGTTCGGATAAGTTAGGGATTAAAAGTGATTTAGAAAAGCAGTTTATTATTTTTCCGCGTTTGGCAGAACGTCGTCATCAATTGGCCGGAACTCTTAGCGGCGGAGAACAGCAAATGTTAGCCATTGCTCGTGCGGTGATGAGTAAACCCAAGTTATTATTATTAGATGAACCGAGTCTGGGTTTAGCCCCGCAAATTGTGCGAGAAATTTTTTCAGTTATTCGTCAATTAAATGAGTCAGGAGTTACGATTTTATTAGTAGAACAAAATGCCACTTTAGCCCTACAAACTGCCACAAGAGGATATGTTTTAGAAGCCGGAAAACTGGTACTAAGCGGCCTAGCTTCAGAATTATTAAAAGATGAGCGAGTTAAACAAGCTTATTTAGGATAA
- the hypE gene encoding hydrogenase expression/formation protein HypE, producing MTDFTVSCPIPIDQYPTVLLAHGGGGKLMQQLLERMFLPTFGAAKSIPHDSAVLSLPTDKIAFTTDSYVINPLFFPGGDIGSLAIHGTVNDLAMSGARPLYLSVGFILEEGLPMETLWRIVQSMQQAAENANVQIITGDTKVVDRGKGDGIFINTAGVGIVEHDLLIAPQSVEPGDVILINGDLGRHGIAIMAVREGLEFETTIESDSAPLASIVLELIEAGVKIHCLRDLTRGGLSSTLNEIAASAKVTINIDENVIPVREDVQGACEILGFDPLYVANEGRFAAFVPQESVDKALEILRSHNEQACIIGQVTGRSDAKMGLVTVQSLIGASRILDMLSGEQLPRIC from the coding sequence ATGACTGATTTTACCGTCTCTTGTCCTATCCCTATAGACCAATATCCTACCGTATTACTGGCTCACGGAGGCGGGGGTAAATTGATGCAGCAGTTGCTAGAAAGGATGTTTTTGCCGACTTTTGGCGCGGCTAAAAGTATTCCCCATGATTCAGCCGTTTTAAGCTTGCCTACCGATAAAATCGCTTTTACCACAGATTCTTATGTCATTAACCCTCTGTTTTTTCCGGGGGGTGATATCGGTTCATTAGCCATTCATGGGACTGTTAATGATCTTGCCATGAGTGGGGCGCGTCCGTTATATCTGAGTGTGGGGTTTATCCTCGAAGAAGGTTTACCGATGGAAACTCTGTGGCGTATTGTTCAATCTATGCAGCAAGCCGCCGAAAATGCTAATGTCCAAATTATTACGGGGGATACTAAGGTTGTCGATAGGGGAAAAGGGGATGGTATTTTTATTAATACCGCCGGAGTGGGAATAGTAGAACATGATTTACTTATTGCTCCCCAAAGTGTAGAACCGGGAGATGTTATTTTAATTAATGGGGACCTTGGTCGTCATGGTATTGCCATTATGGCGGTTCGAGAAGGGTTAGAGTTTGAGACAACGATCGAAAGTGATTCAGCGCCGCTTGCTAGTATTGTGTTAGAACTGATAGAAGCCGGGGTAAAGATTCATTGTTTGAGAGATTTAACGAGAGGCGGTTTATCGAGTACCTTAAATGAAATTGCCGCCAGTGCAAAAGTAACGATAAATATTGATGAAAATGTGATTCCAGTACGAGAAGATGTGCAAGGCGCTTGTGAGATTTTAGGGTTCGATCCCTTGTATGTGGCTAATGAGGGACGCTTTGCGGCTTTTGTTCCCCAGGAGTCGGTAGATAAAGCGTTGGAGATATTGCGATCGCATAATGAGCAAGCTTGCATAATTGGTCAGGTAACGGGCAGGAGTGACGCTAAGATGGGGTTAGTTACTGTACAAAGTCTGATCGGTGCTAGTCGCATTTTAGATATGTTGAGTGGAGAACAGTTACCGAGAATTTGTTAA
- a CDS encoding lipoyl protein ligase domain-containing protein has translation MSTSAPLPWRFIPLMAASGRLQMAVDTWLLEQHLKGNQPSVLRFYRFEPLVISLGFLQRTYPQHWDSLQIERVRRPTGGRAVLHSNDLCYSVITSNIKGKRAEIYQQLCEFLVQGWRDLGLELYYGEAGRGYIHKASCFGTATNADLVDAEGNKFIGSALRCSHEGIIQQGSMQLDTDPNLFQAIFGEAAPKAQFKNVFEDQAFLENIISTLTDAACRCFNIELIAQPLSDEELVKITKIANL, from the coding sequence ATGTCAACTAGCGCACCTCTTCCCTGGCGTTTTATTCCTCTGATGGCGGCTTCTGGGCGGCTACAGATGGCCGTTGATACTTGGTTGTTAGAACAACACCTCAAAGGAAACCAGCCTTCTGTATTGCGTTTTTACCGTTTCGAGCCGCTTGTGATTTCCCTGGGTTTTTTGCAACGCACCTATCCTCAACACTGGGACTCTTTGCAGATTGAGCGAGTTCGTCGTCCTACAGGGGGTAGAGCGGTTCTACATAGCAATGATTTATGTTATAGCGTCATTACTTCCAATATCAAAGGAAAACGTGCCGAAATTTATCAGCAGCTTTGCGAGTTTCTCGTTCAAGGTTGGCGCGATCTGGGTTTAGAGTTGTATTATGGTGAGGCAGGGCGCGGCTATATCCACAAAGCTAGTTGTTTTGGCACAGCGACTAATGCAGATTTAGTTGATGCTGAGGGCAATAAATTTATTGGTAGCGCCTTACGATGCAGCCATGAGGGAATTATTCAACAAGGATCGATGCAACTGGATACCGATCCTAACTTATTTCAAGCTATATTTGGTGAGGCTGCCCCAAAAGCTCAATTTAAGAATGTTTTTGAAGATCAAGCTTTTTTAGAAAACATTATCTCTACTCTAACGGATGCGGCTTGTCGCTGTTTTAATATTGAATTGATTGCTCAACCTTTATCAGACGAAGAGTTAGTAAAAATTACAAAAATAGCAAATTTGTAG